The window TTGTTCCCATAATTGTTAGCTTTATAATTATTATTTAATTCATTTTACATAGGTAACTAATTCATTATAGACGGTTAGTTTAAAAAAAGCAAGGGTTATCATCATGAAATATAGTTTTTCTATGTTTTTCTTTTGAAATGCTTCCAGTTATGATAAAATAAGCATAGGATGATGGTGAGCATGTAACTCACCTTATTATAGGAGGGAGAAAAATGAAAAGACGTAGCTTATTAGGTGTATTAATCATTGTCGTTGGTATAATTATTTTATTAGGTAACCTTGATTATATCGATACAGGTGACATATTCGGAACCTATTGGCCACTGGTTATCGTCGCTATTGGCTTGGTTAATCTACTGGATCGTCATGGTTCAAAAATGTTTGCATCTATCTTAATCATTGTAGGTGCAGTACTCCAATTAGAAGAACTGGACATTGAGGTTCTTCAAGATGTAAACATCTATGAATTTATCTTTCCTGCGATTATCATATTAGTAGGATTATGGATTATTATCCCAAGGGCATCACGTGAAAAAATAAATCGTATGGACTCCAAAGATGTAATAGATCATATATCTATTTTCTCAGGTCGGGATGTCATCAATAATTCATCTGATTTTAAAGGTGGGAATCTTTTCACAGTATTTGGAGGTATAGATGTTGATTTAACACAAGCCAACATATTAAGCCATGAACCTATTGTTATTGATGTTTTTGCTGCTTTTGGTGGTATTGAACTAAAAGTGCCAATAGATTGGCGTGTGGAATATCATGGTATCAGTTTATTTGGTGGAGCAGATAATAAAACAGTTTTATCGGCACAGAATAATAAGGTGCTTATTATCAAAGGTCTTGTCATTTTTGGCGGTTTGGATATAAAGAATTAATTGTTTTACTATGTAGATAGTAGCCAGGTATTAACATATGTATGATGTTAATATCTGGTTATTTTTATTAGTTTAAGATTTTTTTTACTTGATTCTAATTGCATTTTAATAAAGTTAAATTATAATAATGATAATGGATATACTAATGATGAAGAGAAAATAATGTTGAAAGGAAGTGGGAATATGTTAGATTGGATAA is drawn from Vallitalea pronyensis and contains these coding sequences:
- a CDS encoding LiaF transmembrane domain-containing protein, translated to MKRRSLLGVLIIVVGIIILLGNLDYIDTGDIFGTYWPLVIVAIGLVNLLDRHGSKMFASILIIVGAVLQLEELDIEVLQDVNIYEFIFPAIIILVGLWIIIPRASREKINRMDSKDVIDHISIFSGRDVINNSSDFKGGNLFTVFGGIDVDLTQANILSHEPIVIDVFAAFGGIELKVPIDWRVEYHGISLFGGADNKTVLSAQNNKVLIIKGLVIFGGLDIKN